The genomic DNA cgagggttgatcgtgttagaatagattttacagaattagttttgtattagatctatttttttgtaattgttccgggtattttgtaatagttatgtacgatcggaaatcaatttcggtagtttttttttgttccgctgtgcgattacatggggctgctggggctgctggggtgctggggctgctggggtaCTGGGGCTGCTGGgcctgctggggctgctggggctgctgggaatgctggggctgctgggactgctgggggcgtcggggcgtgcttggggcagattttttttgagagctggattttttttcaagggccataatagtggaaaatttattttaattttttccattaaattttaattattgctttaatttattgattatgtgtgtcattaattatgtgtgtaattcttttaaaattgcatgtttaacttaattaggacgacatggacataaattttatttattattttaattaaatgttatatgttgctaaaattatgtgtgtattttgaatgcatgtttagacataattataacaacatagggccccatttaattttaaaattcctcaattttaataaaaaaattctaagtgggagagggaattaatatgaaattaaatctcattgtctccattattggttgtaggtaatttaacataaagacgaatataaattatatatacgtcacccatcgtggcatgtaatttatggtgtctagaatgttatagaaattactagaacaaacttcttaaattaataaattttaaaaggaataaatacggattttctttatttctgatttggggcgattttgtcaaaaacgggttcatcgaacttgtaaggctgtgggttttaagcgagaccgatgtgactcctccactacctggaaatcaaaccattgatgaatattgaattgaagtattctattcaaggcaaaattacgaatattggaaggtatacacgccacccatcgtggcgtaccaagttccatagatttcgaataatttaagatttgatgatggtatacacttagctatgaaaaataatatagtccaccccaacgtggcatattgtttagtaataggaccgaagtaacatttaaacaaaattaggtggtatacatgtcacacatcgtggcgtaccagaagcttatggtgtttagatgttagtgcattaaattttaataatttagatcttaataattaatgcacccttatttatgtgatgtttttatgcatgattctcaggataaaatgggctttaatccactattcaccatacttaaggataacaaacttaccggacctaactatattcaatggaaacgaaatttggacattgtgttgactgctgaggagtacaagttttgcacttatgaacccaagcctgaacagcctgctgctaATGCTcttgaagatgagaaagagtattataaacggtggattaaggttGATAAGATGTcacgatgttacattctggcagcaatgtcgggtgttttgcagcatcagcatcagtctatggccactgcttcggatatgctctttaatctcaaggaactttttggagatcagaatagggctgctaggcaagtagccatgaaggctttaatgaacactcagatggctgaaggcacacctctaagggatcatgttctcaagatgatgtcgcatctgaatgagatagagatctttggtgctgaacttgacggggaaacccagattgacattatccttatgagcttgtccaagagttttgagcagttccgcttgcattacaacatgaacaagaggcagtatagtctcgcagAACTGCTGAgagaacttcaggcagctgaaggattattccggcagagtgttcaagtgaatgtggctgagaaaggttcttcctctaagccgaaaggtattaagaagaagaaaaaggctcagacacataaagctgtgaaggcagtggggGTTCAGGGTGGTATGAAAAaacctaagggaaagtgcttcagatgcaagcagtcaggtcactggaaacaggattgtcctcttcctaagaagacaaacaatactggtatgtctctttctctagttacagaaacatttatagcggctatctctacgagcacttggtgtgtagatacaggagccactgatcatgtttgtaattctatgcaggggttccaactatccagaatgcttagagattgtgagatatacgtgttcatgggagatgctacgaaagtagcagcagttgcagtaggagttattcatttatcttttggttctgataggattttggtttttaacaattgtctttatgtaccttcttttagaaggaatttaatttcggtttctaaacttgctttggatggttataatgtttgtttggatcgtaatgtttctattatgatgaataaacgaattatatgttctggtacattgcaagacaatttgtatataattaatcctagtcaacctgcactgcaactgcaatttagagaattgaacaacacatcttctaactctactaaaagaaaggaaccttctagtttgaaacaaacatatctttggcagttgagattaggtcatattaacttgaggaggattcaaagactggtagtagatgggcctttaagctcattggcagtggagccatttccagtttgtgaatcctgcttggaaggtaaaatgactaataggcctttcaaggcaaaggggaatagagccaaacaagtattagaattggttcactctgatttatgtggacccatgaatatccaagctagaggtggttatgaatatttcgtcactttcgttgatgattattctagatatgggtacgtttatttgttgcgccgtaagtctgagtgctttgataagttcaaagagtacaaagctaaaacggagaagcgacttaataaaagtatcaagtcactacaatcagatcgtggtggcgaatacttgcttggagaatttagggaatatttatcagaaaatgggatagaatcccagttaactgcaccaggcacaccccagcagaacggtgtagcagagagaaggaacaggactcttttagagagtgttagatcgatgatgagttattcagatttacccaagtcgttttggggacatgccttagagacaactgcttatcttctgaacttagtaccttctaagtcggttcctaaaacccccttagaattgtggacccgggataaaccgagtctaagacatattcgaatatggggttgtccagcacatgtgctgaacaagaatgcgactaagttagaatctcgtacagaagtaaagttgtttgtaggctaccccatgggaacgaaaggatatttattttatagtccgaagaatcgggatgtcattgttagcaccaatgcaagattcttgtAGTAGGACTAtgtaatgaatcacaaacccatgagtagtgtcattttagaggaactagtgggagggaaaaataatacccatgaagctgtagtacaagtagaacaaccacaacataatgtacaacctgtcactaataccgcaccaatgcctcgtcgtagtgggagggttgttcaacagcctgatagattcatgtttttgggagagtcttcagacttggtccctggtgaacatgatgatgatccccgtacatacgaagaggcagtacaagacaaagacgcagatctttggcaaaaggcgatggaatctgagatagaatcaatgtattctaatcaggtctgggagctcgtggaaccacccaaaggtataaaacctattggatgtaagtggatctacaagaaaaagaggggattagataaaaaggtgaaagcctggaaaggAAGACctgttgcgaaagggtatactcagaaagaaggtatcgattatgaggaaaccttttcaccggtagtcatgcttaagtcaatccgtattcttttatctatagcagctcatctcaattatgagatttggcaaatggatgtcaagacatcttttcttaatggaagtcttgaagaaaccatctatatgcagcaaccaaaaggattcattaaggccaagagcatctggtatgtaagcttaagaggtctatttatggacttaaacaagcttctagagactggaatattcattttgatcaggcagtccagtcatatggatttgatcaaagtccaagcgaatcgtgcgtgtataagagaagtgaaggtaatgcagtggtttttctagtactatatgtagatgacattttactcattggaaacaatgttgagatgttgtcatcagtaaaggcatggttgttcaaacaatttgacatgaaggacttaggtgaagcggcatacatccttgggatcaaagttataagggatcgcaagaaaaggatgttggctttatctcaagagccctacattgatgaagtattagctcgttttaacatgcagaactccaagaaaggttttcaaccttttaagcatggagttgctctatctaagaagcagtgtccttcgacacctaaggatatagagagcatgaaagcagttccttatgcttcagcatgtggaagcttaatgtatgctatgttatgtacgaggcctgacatctgctttgctgtaggaatggttagtagatatcagtcgaacccaggtcaggaacattggagtgcggtaaaaactatactcaagtacctgagaaggactaaggagtatatgttaatttacaaggcctcagatctatttcctttgggatatactgattcagatttccaatcagatagggataagaggaaatcaacctcgggatatgtttttactttgggaggtggagccgttatatggagaaGTGTAAAGTAGAAAtacattgcagactccaccatggaggccgagtacgtggcggcctcttaggctgccaaggaggctgtatggttggacacatagatttttatgtaatagtggattaaataaacactgatatacacatagaatattttgagtataagtgggagattgttagtgtatactgaaaatatttatttgaagtatatacatttatttctggccagtttaattgagaatcatttgaatgtttacatgttgtctaatattatatattgtgaacaatctagtatcaaatgggatacagaatattagattgttaaatacggttatataatataataaggttcacagcacaggtggtgttggacaatccactggtatggctgtagtattatttagattagtttatattgactaattaataatgctagtatactttgtgtatattgaacaggatcaaatttagaattgttcccttaatactgattaagaaggagaactaagattctatgttactattaatgcttaggttcttaatccggaaatagtaattgacacgtgtatattatttacatgctttcatttatatatgaaataattcttttgaattatatcattatattttgggtgatggaattatatacatggtggatattatttattgaaggaatccatgtcctgataatattcgggttaatgatgtccccttgaaagctcaaaaagatttaattatgtgaaaccctgcaggtggaatttattctggcataattaaataatgGTTGAGTgaatgatcaaggataaaagatattaattaaataaattatcagtaatttatttaattaatggacatatgatattttaaacatggggaatttaataagcaaataatattggaactgaattaattaatttccggtattaggaaaggtagtgcaaatattaattctttagtggattgaattaatatttaattacattgggctaggctcaagatgtaattagaaggcccaacctaattatccatggtccctattgtagcctatatatattttttattctcttcttgcttggcaattgtgtgaaaacatattgtagccaccaaggagcaagaagagaggataacttgagaagacggaggccacacttcgctcaagggaatttaggaatacaatagaagagcgcggaatcaaccattaacaaggtaatcttcttttcgtaatctttatcgtaaaacgtagtaacaccccaagTCTGTGGTTCCCAACACTTTTAACATATGATGAGAGGCTGCTGGCCATATTTCTtcatgaaaaataaaatataaatcagGTGTAGAAGTTAAACATCTCAAGTACTTCATTAATGAAAGAAAATTACATATGCAACTGATAATAATGATTAACATAGTTCAAAGTTTAAAAATAGATAGTCCAACATAAAGAAAAAGTTCAACTAGCACGGTAAGATCTTGTTTAATTATGCTCATCACCACCAAATTTAGGCATGTTCACATCAATATCTTCAAAGAAATCACCAACTTCCATGTGATTAAAGCCCGAAGGATCAACTTGATTGTCACTTTCGAGGTGTGATTCAAGATGGGCGATCCCCAAAGGATCATTCTGTTCGGTGAAATTATTTTCAACATTTTTCAAAGATGCCTGATATAGGTCAACAAAGTGTTTGGAGGTACGGCATGTACTTCTCCAATGACCTTTCATTCCACAACGACTACAAGTACTTTCACCCCTTTTAACCATCGTACTTCCCTCGGGTTTCTCCTCATTTGTTGCCCTTTTATGGAAGTAAGATTTTCTTTTAAAGTTCGGAGGATTTTGTTGATTACTACGGCCTCGACCACGCCCAAAACCACGACCACGGGCACGTCCATGCCTATGTCCACGTCCACGTCCATATCCATGCCCACGCCCACGTTCAAATGATTTATTATCTCTATATTCATTGTTAGTCACCGTATTCACTTCAGGGAATGGGGTTGAGCCAGTTGGACGTGCTTGATGATTTTTCATCAAAAGTTTATTATTTTGTTCAGCAAGAAGCAAGACAGAAATCAGCTCAGAATATTTCGTGAATCCATGTTCACGATATTGTTGCTGCAAAAGCATTTGTTGGCATGGAAAGTGGAATATGTTTTTTCCAACATATCTTTTTCGGTGATATTCTCGCCACATAATTTCAATTGAGATGTAATTTTAAACATGGCAGAGTTATACTCGCTCACACTTTTATAATCTTGCAATCGCAAGTGtagtatcatcaaagacttgaaccatcttgcacacaggatccatcagaatttgaggaatctttaTCTTTagtttcttgactgtctccccaacttttccttttcccttgtctttgggatcagtattagtctgagatctagtccttgatctaggaatctctgtagcagatctttctcttatcataattcccttttcttttggccttggtggcttcttatcatcagaagcttttgacttgggtttgctcttctcagcagcaaatttagtttcttcttctcttaattcctcaaaatccactcctggattatccttaaggaatagttTCTTGGCAAATTCTTTATCAACATATTGAATTTTGGGGtctttgtagaagaatgttgctttctttcctttgaatttcaaagtctgcaaaaacttTTGTGACTCTTGGCTTCCATCTTGGACTATCACATCAAAAGTaattgtcagaacttgatcatcagtattttaagtatcagcatttgtgatcaacaaaggaacatcatgatctgttggcttcttttcttccttattcctcccttgcataACAGATATATCAGAGTACTTGCTACCAGACATTCTCTGATGAGAACTTGTCTGTTGAGTGGGAATTCTGCTCAACTGCttccttgactttgacctctactcttttcagagtttccttggtcatcatCATGaacatcctttttcttcagtgtttggcttggtaAGCATTTGGAcataactaccttctccccctttttggcatcatctatcaggagtagagaaagaaggagttccaatgaagattggatctcatttaactgagtatgttgagcagcttgattttgtaatacctTATCCAGTTGGGCCTACTGTTTggcttgaacaagctcaatagcatccactttttcttgaattggtctgataaacctcttcttgtctagatCTTGCATCATGGCTAACTTATCAGttgtttcctgaagtttatcaacctttgcatgagtcttgaagtgttgaccttgtagagttcttgtaTTGACAGCAGTGAcctttagttgatgcttgaagtcagaacttgccagcaactcatcagcttttgaaacatgttctgtcagaacatgtgggctgggaataaaagcagtatcattccatttatgcatccactcaaccctctaaaggtttcctccaGGAGAAGTTTCTTTTTCAAACTGGAATAATGCCTCCTTTCCTGTAGGCACTagagtgtttactggagctgactctctagaacttgctagaatctcctcatcttctatataacaccaaggtgtgtgtggctgtaggagactcTGAAGCAGTTTCATCTttgtctaaattctgatcttcagttccaagatcaagaattggtgttgttggtatctcagcctgtaaaattGGAGAAGTAACAGGAGTTGGCTATTTtatagttggagcttccagatatagaacagtaggtatatttaaattattaatatctagttcaggacttgtctcttgttcttcaacatcatctgtagctttaattggagactgaggtggagaaatcacagattcttgtacaggttctgatctgtggacttcaggaatttcagattcctaaattagaacttcttcagctgctggcagagcttcaatcacaataggttctgatgagatcatagattcctgatccccttccttagcatctttagcatcctcagattgagtttgtgcaatatgcacaTCTGCTCTCTCCTTcctcaattttgattttctagatggaggggtgacatgatctgtatcagaatgtgaagacctctttcttttaTGAATGCCAGAAGCTTCAGCTGCTTTCTCCTTTTGAAGAGTTGAATCTTCAGCTTCttctgtcacaggttctgatgcaggaaccttGACCTGTTCTTCCttatctgattcatctctcagaatcagccttctctttctccttggtgaagattgaggaacagatttagcTCTTGAGGTTTTGGGTCTGGAGGATGTGTCGGATTTTACAACTAGCACCTTTTGAAAAGTActagaggttggtttggttttggatttgggtcTAGACTGTGAAATGCTGACAACATGTGTTAATGTTGGTGGTTGTGAGATAGACTGTGGTTGTTGAGTAGTGGATGGTTgtgatggtgctacatcagggAATATGGCTGTGTAAGTGCCTGGGATAGTGTTGACTAAGAATTGTTTGATAGATTGGGGTATTTGGAGAGGTCTTAGTACTTCCTTCTTGTTATCAGCAGATAACAAGTCAGTAATGCCCTTTTATGTAACTTAAAAGGTTCCATTAGGTCACTGAACACTTGTGGGTTATCAGAACAacaataactataaattaattgtcagaacctagcaaaatatactacatttgcattttccttcattctgtcaccaatatagcctaacacagcagatgcataatcataatgagtctgattaagaagtgcataccctatttgttgactcatgattggaatggcatcgaaattggagaatttgttagcaaaagtctttgtgatgcaatcaaagaagaagctcaATTCCCTCCTGATGTAAGGCCTCTTCAACTGTCCTAGCTTGGACAAGCTTTTCTCATAGCCCAAGCTTTCCATCATGTTCTAAAGAACAGATTCTCAAGGTGCTGAGTTGTAAGTACAGTTTTCAAGCAGATGAAGAGCCTGCCTCACCGTAGTAACAATTACCATATACTCATCTTCTCCTGATGAGAAGATGATGCTTGGAGATCCAgtttcacctccatcatcatagattccagtcTTTCAGAACTCCATCACTTGTTTACCAGAGattgcttgaggttgggtcagagcatacccaatctcactgtgagccaagaatacctgaacaaagtgaagttctgaaggagcctcatCCTTGTTCAAGATAGCAGAGTATTTGTTTACGACAAACTTAGCCCCATTAAAAATAACATCCattggtgccatttctgttgaaaagtcaagtgaaaattttgtgtttgtaaagtgtttgataaaatgcctgtaagagaacgtcataaaataagagagtaagaaaataagagagagagagcgagagagagagagagagagaatagagtAAAAGAGTATGTAAAAGATTGTATAATATTTTATCTCTGATATTTATACTCTGCACATGGTAACGTCTCTTTTGAATTAGAACCGGCATCTCTTATACTTGGCAGTGTGTCATCAGTCAAAACATAAAtaatgggcacggtaaacatgcagtaattattgcacacatgcacATACTAAAACCAACTCGCCACCCACTaataaatgattatgactatttttatctcacctaattatttttctgagaaatataaccagtacagaaaataccaaaaataagtcaagtaaataaataatgccacgcaagcatcaagatttgcatcagaacttggctattatcagaatttaacggtcatcagaacatggcttctgtactcaaaaagtgaatgattGTTTCTGTGTTttttcacacaaatactgactggtttcctcagagtttaatcatcagaacataatcagaacttgtcctcagaatttatgcaaatataacttaactgtttatcaaaaacaacttaatcaccacagtaattttcatcattcatatggagtaatagtgtgtgtatgtgcaaatgatcagataaagattaaagtctgataaacttcagtatatcttagaaataaggcataactaagaaaaatgcttaaaatatgtcttgaattgtgaagtctactgtagaataaagttatgcaaaaatccacctcaactgtttgtgcttattttatgcatattttgaaattcttttgacaagggcttctcagtgtaaatgagttacactgccatcagaattaatgttgttatcagaatatttctccagtaatcagagaatgtgaaaagtcaccaagaaaaattaatttgcttttctaatgcatataacttaatacaagcaatgcacttggatcttccctttcacataaattactctagatctcaaaggagtacctgatttcaattttttcttttcttttatttttttcagataagtgaggcttattaatcatgtagttcatccttaagatttactgacatcagaatttgacagataagaagcaataacctagtttgtgacttagtaataagatacatgaagtaaatttgactaagataaaaatcagaatttgcttatgttattgatttccacataaataactaatttaaatatgggatacatagtttgttaaagactactaagtcagcatctaaaaagataatcctcattggattaaatagtcacaaaacattcaaaacaatttcagagtttatagaatcacatcagataataagtagtgtttaatatgttacaatttaagcacagattaatttgagataagaaaatctgtaaacactgatcataaagtctgatgtatgagaataaaaactaaacagattatgagaaagaacctgaaaccattccaagttcatttaccagtcttgtaaaagtagcttcacatagtggttttgtgaagatatctgctagttattgatctgttggaaaaaaatgtaattccactgtaccttccatcacatgttcccttatgaaatggtacctaatgctgatgtgctttgtcattgagtgttgaactggattttcTGTCATAATAATAGCACTtcgattatcacagtaaataggtattttagaaaatctaaCCCATAGTCCAGGAATATATtttacttctgcagttgatgtggaaattgatttccatttcttgctaaaccaagaaaccaatctgcctccaagaaattggcagcttccactagtgcttttcctgtctattttgcatcctgcaaaatctgcatctgagtaacctattaccttaaaatatgattccctaggataccacaatccttgatcagttgtaccctttaggtacttgaaaattcttttcacagctatttgATGAGGTTCACTTGGaacagcctgaaatcttgcacaaagacaggtagcatacatgatatttggtctacttgcagttaaatagagtaaagagacaatcatacatctgtagttaataatatctactgatgctccagtatctttatctaacttggtggcagtggccatgggagttgatgcagtagaactgtcttgcattccaaatttcttgagtagatttctaGTGTTCTTGGATTGACTActaaaagtaccttcttcagtttgtttgacttgaagtcccaaaaaataactcaactctcctatcatactcatttgatatcttgacttcattaacttggaaaatctttcacaaagttttgtatttgtagagctaaagatgatatcatcaacagatatctgtaccaaaagtaagtcctttccatggttgagataaagtcttatcaattgtacctctgtgaaatccactttccataagga from Apium graveolens cultivar Ventura chromosome 5, ASM990537v1, whole genome shotgun sequence includes the following:
- the LOC141660993 gene encoding uncharacterized protein LOC141660993; the protein is MLLQQQYREHGFTKYSELISVLLLAEQNNKLLMKNHQARPTGSTPFPEVNTVTNNEYRDNKSFERGRGHGYGRGRGHRHGRARGRGFGRGRGRSNQQNPPNFKRKSYFHKRATNEEKPEGSTMVKRGESTCSRCGMKGHWRSTCRTSKHFVDLYQASLKNVENNFTEQNDPLGIAHLESHLESDNQVDPSGFNHMEVGDFFEDIDVNMPKFGGDEHN